A genomic window from Magnolia sinica isolate HGM2019 unplaced genomic scaffold, MsV1 ctg236, whole genome shotgun sequence includes:
- the LOC131236122 gene encoding cytochrome P450 93A3-like — protein MADDLQSYAILFLIWLISTVLIRIIFSNSRTTARCLPPGPIPLPVIGHLHLLDPITHQAFHKLSKRYGPLIHLRLGSVPAVVASNADIAREILKTHGTTFASRPQSSAIQYLAYGASGFAFAPYGPYWKFMKKLCMSDLLGGRTLDQLQSIRREEIRRFLRLLHKKSNGGETVDVGLELITMMSNIVSRMAMSRICSDTEVEVEEVREIVHEMAELIGTFNVSDYIGLCRNLDLQGLKKRYGNVHGRFDAMMKSIIKEREEERKTKMERGDGVKDILDILLEISEDESAEMKLTMENIKAFIMDIFVAGTDTTAITTEWALAELINHPDLFKKARVEIDSVVGKNRLVGESDFPNLPYLHAIVKETLRLHPTVPVIPRESTKDCKIGGYDVPANTQVFINVWAIGRDPEHWVDPLEFCPERFMPSDESDRSHNVDVRGQHFHFLPFGSGQRGCPGTSLALQVVQTMLASMIQCFDWTVGIRGECATVDMMEGPGLTLTRARPLVCVPVARANPVHLN, from the exons ATGGCCGACGACCTCCAATCCTACGCCATCCTTTTCCTCATCTGGCTAATTTCTACTGTACTTATCCGGATCATCTTCTCCAATTCCCGAACCACGGCACGCTGCCTTCCGCCGGGCCCGATACCGCTTCCGGTCATCGGACACCTCCACCTCCTCGATCCCATAACTCACCAAGCCTTCCACAAGCTCTCCAAGCGCTACGGACCATTGATCCACCTCCGCCTCGGCTCCGTTCCTGCTGTCGTTGCCTCCAACGCCGATATAGCAAGAGAAATCCTCAAGACCCACGGGACCACCTTTGCATCCAGACCTCAATCCTCAGCCATTCAATACCTCGCCTACGGCGCTTCTGGTTTCGCCTTCGCTCCCTACGGCCCCTACTGGAAGTTCATGAAGAAACTCTGCATGTCAGATCTCTTAGGCGGTCGCACGCTTGATCAGCTCCAGTCCATTCGTCGTGAAGAGATCCGGCGATTCTTGCGACTGCTACATAAGAAATCCAACGGCGGAGAAACAGTCGATGTTGGCCTAGAGCTCATAACGATGATGAGCAACATAGTATCGAGGATGGCGATGAGCCGGATATGTTCGGACACAGAAGTGGAAGTGGAGGAAGTGAGGGAGATTGTGCATGAGATGGCGGAGCTGATCGGCACGTTCAACGTATCGGATTATATCGGGTTATGTCGGAATTTGGATTTGCAGGGGCTGAAGAAGAGGTATGGGAACGTGCACGGGAGATTCGATGCGATGATGAAGAGTATCATCAAAGAGcgtgaagaagagaggaagacgaAGATGGAGAGAGGCGATGGTGTGAAGGATATTCTCGATATTTTGCTCGAGATATCGGAAGATGAGAGCGCCGAGATGAAACTGACGATGGAGAACATTAAAGCCTTTATCATG GATATCTTTGTGGCGGGTACTGATACAACTGCAATCACAACAGAATGGGCTTTGGCGGAGCTCATCAACCATCCTGACCTGTTCAAGAAAGCAAGGGTAGAGATCGATTCAGTGGTTGGAAAAAATAGATTGGTCGGAGAATCCGACTTCCCAAATCTTCCTTACCTCCATGCAATTGTCAAAGAAACACTCAGACTGCACCCGACAGTCCCAGTGATTCCTAGAGAATCCACTAAAGACTGCAAAATAGGAGGCTACGATGTACCAGCTAACACCCAAGTGTTCATTAATGTGTGGGCCATTGGAAGGGACCCCGAGCATTGGGTTGACCCACTTGAATTCTGTCctgagagattcatgccatccGATGAAAGTGACCGGAGTCATAACGTGGATGTTAGGGGGCAGCATTTCCATTTCTTGCCATTTGGGAGCGGACAGAGAGGCTGCCCAGGTACTTCTCTAGCGTTGCAGGTTGTACAAACGATGCTCGCTTCCATGATCCAATGCTTtgattggacggttgggatcCGTGGAGAGTGTgcaactgttgatatgatggaggGCCCAGGATTGACACTCACTAGGGCACGTCCCTTGGTGTGTGTCCCCGTTGCCCGTGCAAATCCCGTACATCTCAACTGA